The Sandaracinus amylolyticus genomic interval CGCGAGGGTGGACGCGAGCTCGACGAGGAGCGACAGCCGGGTCATCGAGCGCGGATCATACGACGCGCGCTCGTCGTACGCGCTCACGCCGCCCTCGCTTCGCGCCTCCCTCCGAGCCCGATCACCATGCCTTCACGCGCCGCGATCGTGCCGTGGCGCCGCTCCGCCGCAGCGCGCTCGATCGCCTCGACCGCCTCGTCGTCGCGCTGCGGATCGTGATGGAAGAGCACGAGCTGCCCGACCCGCGCCGCGTCCGCCACCGCCACGCCCGCGCGCCACGTCGAGTGGCCCCACCCGACGCGCGCCGCGTGCTCCGCGTCGGTGTCCATCGCGTCGTAGATGAGCACGTCGGCATCGCGCGCGAGCTCGACGAGCGTGGCGTCGGGCTCGCCGCCCGCGACGTGCTCGGTGTCGGTCGCGTACACCACGCTGCGCCCCGCGTGCTCGATGCGCCATCCGAGCACGCCGCCCGGGTGCGCGAGGCGCGCGGCGCGCACGCTCACGTCGTCGAGCGCGAGGTCGCGTCCGATCGCGATCTCCTCGAACCCGATCGTGGCGCGCATGTCCTCGAGCCGCACCGGGAAGTGCGGCGGCATCATCTGCGCGGCGATCGAGCCCTCGAGCGAGAGCCCCGGCGTCGACGTCGAAGGCGCGCCGCGCACCGTCACCCGCCGCCCCGGGATCCACGCCGGCGCGAAGAACGGCAGCCCCTGGATGTGATCCCAGTGCAGGTGCGAGAGCAGCACCTGCACGTCCTCGACGCCCTCGCGCGCGAGCCGCTCCCCGAGCGCGCGCGCGCCCGTGCCGACGTCGAGCACGAGCACGCGATCACCGCATCGCACCTCGACGCAGCTCGTGTTGCCGCCCACGCCCGCGGTGCGCGGGCCCGGCGACGCGATGCTCCCGCGCACGCCCCAGAACCGGATGTCGATGCCCATCTCCGCCGCCTTCCCGAGGGCTCGGTCACGCCTCGTGAAGCGTCGATTGCGATGCGCGTGCCGCGCGCGATCCGTTGACGAAACAACGATGATCCGCGCGCGCCGCGCCATCCTGGAGCATCGATACGGCGCACCCTGCTCTCTCACGGCGCAGGCCCGACGCGGCTCGACCGATCCCCCCGCTCGGTCGTAGTCTCGGCCGCCATGATCCTGCGTCTGCTCGGCATCCCAGAGACTCCGCTGAACCAGTTCGTCTTCCTGACTGTCGCGGGTCTCACGCTCTATTTCACGCTGTCCGGCCTCAGCTATCTGATCTTCTTCGTCTGGGGCAAAGAGCGCTTCCACCCGACGTACCTCCCGGACCAGCAGGCCAATCGCAACGCGCAGAAGTGGGGCGTGATCGGCACGATCGGCAACGTCGTGCTGATGATGCCGTTCCACATCCTCATCGCGAGCGGGCACAGCCAGATCTACTGGGACATCGGCGAGTACGGCTGGGGCTGGCTCATCGCGAGCTTCTTCCTCTATCTCGTGTTCACCGAGACGTGCATCTACTGGGCACATCGCTGGCTGCACACGGACAGGGGCTATCACTGGCTCCACAAGTACCACCACGAGTGGCGCGTCACGACGTCGTGGGTGAGCATGGCGTTCCACCCGCTCGACTCGTTCCTGCAGGCGCTCCCGCATCACCTCTTCGGCTTCATCTTCCCGCTCTACGGGCCGATCTACCTGGTGATGGTGAGCTTCGTG includes:
- a CDS encoding MBL fold metallo-hydrolase encodes the protein MGIDIRFWGVRGSIASPGPRTAGVGGNTSCVEVRCGDRVLVLDVGTGARALGERLAREGVEDVQVLLSHLHWDHIQGLPFFAPAWIPGRRVTVRGAPSTSTPGLSLEGSIAAQMMPPHFPVRLEDMRATIGFEEIAIGRDLALDDVSVRAARLAHPGGVLGWRIEHAGRSVVYATDTEHVAGGEPDATLVELARDADVLIYDAMDTDAEHAARVGWGHSTWRAGVAVADAARVGQLVLFHHDPQRDDEAVEAIERAAAERRHGTIAAREGMVIGLGGRREARAA
- a CDS encoding sterol desaturase family protein produces the protein MILRLLGIPETPLNQFVFLTVAGLTLYFTLSGLSYLIFFVWGKERFHPTYLPDQQANRNAQKWGVIGTIGNVVLMMPFHILIASGHSQIYWDIGEYGWGWLIASFFLYLVFTETCIYWAHRWLHTDRGYHWLHKYHHEWRVTTSWVSMAFHPLDSFLQALPHHLFGFIFPLYGPIYLVMVSFVSVWSVMIHDRVSFVRFKWINYTGHHTLHHWYYDYNYGQFFTFWDRLMGTWKDPEVAEKSGEIPDGVLR